ATTCCTTTTGGTTAATAAAACCTAGCGTATTACTCACTGTGTAACTATCCACATAATCAGAACTATTATTTCTTATAGAATATCATTTAAATAGATTTTCCACCTTTTCTTGAAACCAAACGAAAGTGTTTTTTAGTAAAAATGCATTTTTTTCGACATGAAAAAGTTGATTTTTTGAGCAAAATCACAAACGCTTTAACAAAGATATGTTGGCATTTATTACATTTAAAATAGATGCAATTTTCATTTGTTCTTTTTTATTATTTGTTAGATAAATAATAGTTTCTTTTAATTGACTAAAATGTCTTTTATACCCTAATAAACCTACATCTATTTTAGTTAAACAATGATACAAAAAATCTCTGTCAACTTCTAATATTTCAATAAGTTTTATGCCATCTGTTGCGATTAAAAAAGGAGAATTAGGTCTATATAGCGAAAAAGTATGATCACCAAACAGAATGAAATTTTTGTAATTTATTATAATATTTGATTCATTTGAATACCCTAAAATTGGATTATCGCCTTGTTGAATAACAGGGTATAAGTAACCAGTTACATTTAGTGCCTTAAATTTATGTGTAGATCGGGAAATTATGACATTTTCTACCTTGTCTTGAAACCAAACGAAAGATTTATAAGATAAAATTTATTCCATTTTGTTCATTATATTATTTATAATCACTGAACTTTTTGTAATTAAGTTTAAAAAAATGTTTTAAATTTATTGTAATTTTTTAATTTATAATATCTATAAATTCAAATTAAAGTAAAAATTTAATTTAATAATATCTAAAAGCAAGGTTAATTTTATGGAAAAATTTTCAGAAAAAAGTCTTATTGCACTTGGTGGTTACTATGTTTATGGATTAATTGATCCAAGAACTAATCAAATATTTTATATTGGAAAGGGATCAGAAAATAGAATTTTTGAACATGAAAATGAAAAAAATAATAATTCCAATGTTGAGAAATTAAAGCTGAAGACTATATCTGAAATTAAAAATTCTGGACTTAAAGTTAAAAAAATCATTATTAATTATAATTTAACAGAAGAAGAGGCGTTTGCAGCTGAAGCATCTTTAATCAATGCATTTAATTATACAAATGCAAATAAACTCACCAACATTGTCCAAGGACACCATTCAAATGGTGTTTTGTCAGTTGCTGAATTTGAAAAAATAAATGGAGCAATAAAACTAAAAAAAGAAGATATCCATCATAAGATTCTAGTCATTAAAATAAATAAACTATATAAAAGGTTTATGAGCGAAAGAGTTTTATACGATGTTGTTCGTGGAATTTGAAGAATATCTAAAGACAAAGTTAATTCAATTGAGTATGTATTTGGTGTTTATAATAGTTTGATTGTTGCGGTGTATAAACCTTCAAAATGATATGTTTGTAAAAATGCAAAGGATAAGCTACCACGACAAGATATTGTCTTGACACCAAAAATTGAAAATAGACTGTTTTTTGTAGATGAAAGATATGAACAACAACTTTCATATGATGAAAATGAAAAGTTTTATATTGGAAAATCAATTGAAGATTTAAAACTAAATAATAAAGCTCAGAATCCTATTACTTATTTAAACCCAGTTTGTAAAACTGACTAAGCGTTTATTTAAAAATATAAAAAAATAAGGGAAATAAAAAATAAAAACTCAATTATTTTGTAAACAATAAAAAATCACAAATGTTGTGCTTTTTTTGTGTATTAAGAACTTATTATATTGTTTTAATCTAATATTTGCTTTATTGTTTTAAAATTTGTTTTTGCAACTTTAAAAATCTCTTCTTTTCCGTATAATTTTACAAATTCTTTTCCAAATTCAATAATTTTTGAGCTTACCCCTAATGGAAAAGTTAAATTATATTTTTGATTTTGTTTTTGCATTTCTAATAATAAAAAGTATCTAGCTAAAATACTTGCACAAGCTATGCTTAATACTTTATCTTCAGCTTTTGTTTCATAAATTATTTCATGTTTTGGTAGATTAAATCCCAAAGATGTGTTTAGTAATTTTTGTTCGTATTTTTTAATTGAGTTAATAGTTGAAAATTGATCAATAAAAGCTTGTTTATCAATTTGTTCTTGTAATTTATTAATGTTTTTGTAGTGAAACAATAATTTAATTTCATTAGCATTTAAAAATTTTGAAAGATTATTGTTTCCTTGTTGAGTTAAAATCATTTTAGAATATTTGGTTAATTTTTGAATTTGCGGTGCAATTTCTAAAATTTTTTTATCAGTGATTTTTTTTGAGTCTTTAACTCCTAAATTTATTATTTTTAAATAATTACTTTCTTCAATGTAAGCGGCAACAAAAACTATTGGTGTAAAAAAGTCACCAACTCCAGTTTCATCACAACCTATATAATCGCTATTCTTCATTAAAATGATCAGCTCCTACAATTTGTAGTCTTTCTTTGTCTAGTTCATTATGGAATTTTTTAGCTTTTTTAATGAATTTATCAGGGTTATTTAAGAATTTTTCCATAAAATAACCTACAGCTCCATCTTTGTTTGTTTTTTTAGATAAATCACTCGCGAGTGCTTTGATGTAATCTTCAGCATTTGCAGGCGCCATTCCAACATTTGCAATACTAAACATACTTGCATCATTAAAACTATCACCCATAGCAACTGTATCATCAATATCAATATTGTAATAACGCATCATTAATGAAATAACATTTCCTTTTGTAACTCCTATACTTGTAATATCAAATACAGGGGTTAGTCCTTCACCTTTTGATCAACTTGAAAATTCACCTAAATCTCCATAGCGACGTTTTAGATAAATTAATAATTCAGTTACATTTGTTTCTGGTTTAACATCAAATACTATTCCTGTTGGTTTTAGAGGAAGTTTTGTTAATTCAATACTTTCTCTAAATTTTGTTGCACTGTTGAAATTAAATACTTTTTCTAATGCTTCATCACGATATTTTAATTGAACTCAATCAGGTCCTTCAATTGCATAGTTTGAAATCTCTTTTTCTACTTTAGGATCACCTAGAATATATAAAACTTCATTTAAATCTAAATAACTAATAGTAGGAATGAAGAATGGATCATCTGGTGAGTGGATGTGTGCTCCATTATAATTACCAACAATTGAATTTAAACCAAGTTTTTCATAAATAGGTTTTGTTGATCTTCAAGGTCTACCAGTAATAATTGATACAATATGACCTTCTTTTACAGCTCTTTTAATTTGTTCTTCTGTTTTTGGGTGAATTGATCCATTCGCACTGTTTGCAAGTAATGTTCCATCCAAATCTATTGCAAATAAAAATCTTCTTTGTTTTGAATCTCTATCCATATTAACTCCTTAATTATTTATTAAATTATAAAGGAAAGTTGAAAAAATGCAACTTATTTTATAAAAATATAAAATAAGGTTTCTACTTTAAAAAATATTTAATTAATTTATAATTTTAAATATGATTAATATAGTTTTATATGAACCTGAAATAAGTCCCAACACAGCAAACATCATAAGAACATGTTTTAGTACAAATGCAAAATTACACATTATAAGACCTATTGCTTTTGATTTACACCCACATTGAATGAAAAGAGCAGCTGCAGGCCGTTTTTTAAGCGATATACAACATGAAATACATGCTTCGTATGCAGATTTTGAAAATAAGTATGGTAATAAAAACATTTATTACATTACAAGATATGGATTAGAAACTTATAGTGATGTTAATTTTAAAAATGAATTTAATTCAAATGAAGAAATATGATTAATGTTTGGAACTGAAAGTACAGGTATACCCAAAAAAATATTGCAAAAAAATGTACAAAATTGTTTAAGAATCCCAATGACACCAGCTGCTAGAAGTATTAATTTAGCAAATAGTGTTATAGTTGTTTTATATGAAGTTTTAAGACAACTTGATTTTGCGCATTTATCAAAATTTGAAGTACAAAAAACAAAAGATTATTTATTAAAAGAGGATTAGTGGCTAAATATTCAATAGAACAAATTCAAAAACATAAATTCAATGCTACTTTAAATGGATATAATCCAGAAGAAGTAGATATTTTTATTGATGAATTGATTGAAGATATAAAAGAATATCAAGAAATTATTGCTAAGTTGCAAGGAAAATAAGTAGGTAAACATGATTAATTGATTTCCTGGACATATGAAAAAAGCTTTTGACATTATCAAACAAAAACAATCTTTGTTTGATATGTTTTTAATTGTTTTAGATAGTAGAATTCCAATTTCATCATATAATCACGAATTTGATAAAATAGCGCCGCAAAAACCGCGTATTTTTGTTTTTACAAAAACAGATTTAACAAATTTAAATCGTTTTAATGAACTTAAAAAACTTTATAATAATGAAAATGATATTTTAGTTAGCGTAAATTTAAAAAATGCGAGTAAATCATATCAGTTGATTACAAAAGCAATCAAAAAAGTTACTATGAATATTGCAAAAAAGAACTTAAAAAAAGGCTATAACACCCCACCACCAAAGATAGGAGTTTTAGGTGTTCCTAATAGTGGAAAAAGTACATTAATCAATATTTTAGCACAACAAAAAGTAGCAAAAGTAGGAAATGAAGCTGGTATTACAAGAAGCGAACAATGAGTAAATTGTAAAGATCAATTCTTTGTTTTAGATACTCCTGGTTTACTTTGACCAAAATTTGAAAATCAAGATATAGCTATAAAACTTGCTATTATTGGTTCAATTAAAAAAGATAGTATCGATTTAAAAGAATTTGTTTATGAAGCATATAAATTAGTAAGTAAATATAAACCTGAGGCACTTAATTTTTTAAATTTAGAAGCTTCTGAAGATGAAGAAAAAATTTATGAAAATATCATTACTTTAGCAAGAATGAAAAAATATATTAATAATGATAAACAAGTACAATTTAATCAGGTGTATGTGTTTTTGGTAAATTATTTTAAAAATTTAAATAATGTTATATATGATTAGGAGTTTCTATGAATTTACAAAATGAATTAGAAGACAAAAATGAATTAAAATTTGATTATTTTCAAATTAACAATAATCTAAATTACCTTGCTATAGGTGATGAATTTTCCGGTGGATTTAATTCAAAATTTGGTTTTTTGAGTTTGGGAAAATTTAATAAACAAGAAAATAAAATTATAGGATTGAGTTATCCAGCATTTTTTGCTAGAATAATTAATAATTTAAATCCTGGTTATTTAAAAGAATTTGATAATTTTAGTTTACCTAATATAAAAATTAAACAATATATTGAATTAATAGAAAATATTAATTTAGGTCAAGATACTCAAAAAATTTTAAATTTTGCAAATATTTTTAACAATGAAAAAACCAATCCTTTTAAAAATCAATATGATGATTATTTAACAAACTTAACTAATATTCAAACAAAAATTAAACGAGCAAATCTAATTACAATTAATTTGGGAATGCATGATTTAATTAATTTTTTTCCGCTTCAAGACTTAAAAGAAATCCAAAATCAAAAATCAAAAGAAAATATTGAAAAACTATTGGAGCAACTCAACAATTCATTAGCTTTAAGATCTTCAAAAATAACAAAATATATGCAAAACTTAATTCAAGTAATTAAATCATATAATCCGCAAACAAATATTATTGTTATGGGATATTCTAAACCACTTATTCATTTTGAACACTTAATAAATGAAATATTTTTAAAAAATAAAATTCAAGATATTTCTATTATTGATATTTTTATGCACCATTTAAATTTTGCATTAAAATCAGCAGCAAATCAAAGTGCTTGTATGTATCTTGATAATGATGAATCAGATTTTTTATCAAAACACAAAGAATTTTTATATGAATCATATTTTGATATCCACCCTACTGAAAAAATGTATAAATTTATTGCGCAAAATATGATCGTAAAATTAGGATTAGAAAATAAATTTGTTATAGATTCATATAAAAATAATAAAGAAAAAGTCTTACATTACCTAAGAAATATAAATCAGTACAAAAAAGATTATTTGTCACACCGAAAAATATTAAATTTAGGTGATGATATGTCAGTTTTGGTGATGACATTAGGAATAAATCGTACTGATCATTTATTTTTAGATGATTATTATGAAACTGAAGTTTCAGATATATTAAAAGACAAAAACCAAATATCTTGATACATAAGCCACTTGGAAAGTGACTTAAATTTAAATATTAAACAATTAATTATTAAATTTATAGAAACTAAATTTTCCTCACCAAATGAAAATTACAAAACAAAAGATTTATTATTAGATTATTTACAAGAAAAAAAATGAGCTCAGCAAATAATTTTACATATTTTAGCAGGTCAAGCAGTTAATAATTTTTTAAATGCATTACAAAATAATTTAAATACTTCAAGAAAATTCAGTAGTTATTTTTCAATTGAAGATTTTCAAAATGCAAAACACAATGCAATTAAAAATCAAAAGCTAATTTATGCAATTATAAAAAACTTATTCAGTGCTTCTTTTATTTTGGAATCAAAAATTGAATTAAAACAAATAAATTACACTTTTCTTACTGAACTTTTAACTACTTCACTACTAGAAACATTAGTAAATCATAAATTAGATGAAAGATATAAATATTTAAGAAACTATTTATCAAAATTAGAAATTTTCAAAGAATTTGCAGACTTTTTATTCATGAATTTTTCAATAAATTTAAAAAATTATTCTGAGCTTAATATTTTTGATGAAGCGTGAGAAAAATGATTAATTTTAAATCATTATAAAATAATTTATTATTTTGACAAAATTATAAGCGAAGTAAGTAGACAAGAAAATCAAAAACAAACAATAGAATTTATTAAATTAAGTATATTACTAGTTTATAAAATTCCAGAAAATAATAATTTAGATACAAGAAAAATAGAATCCAAAATTGATAATATTATTTGATTAACAAATGAACACAAAGAAATATTAAATAAATATTTAAAAATTCTTTTAAAAGAATTCCAAACATTTAGTATTTATGATTATATATTTTCAAATGCTAAAGAACAAACTAAAAAAGAATTTAAATTAAAATTATTTAAAAAAATAAGATATGTAAACGTGTTAAGAAAATTTATATTAGCAATATTTAGTTTAAAAATGGAAATAAAAAACTTAAAAAAGCAACAAAAAGAGCAAAGTGAGAATAAATAATGAAAGTGTATTCAAAATCTATTAATATTTATAATGTTTTAAATCCAAATCATTCATTAATTTCAACTTATTCTCCACATATTGGTTGAGATGAAGTAAAAAACGCCAAAAGCTATGCTATATTAATGTTTGATCATGAAGCAATAGGAGTTGTTGGTCTTAGTTTTGTTCACTGAGGTATTTTCAACATAAAAGAAAACTTTATTTTAGAAAATAGTTCAATTTTTGATAATGAAAATTATTTTCAAATTGAAAACTCATTATCACAACACCCCAAAAATCCTATTTTAGATCGCGATTTTTTATCTGAAAATGCGAATTTATACACCGGACCTTTTCCGCCTGATCAAGATCATGTCTATATTTGTCGTGTTTATGCACTTGATTTTGAAGATGTTAAAAAACTATGAGATACAACGAAACCAATGTATATAAGCGATTTTTTAGAAATTGTAAATGATCATACAATTGATCAAGGAGTTTTAACTTTTTCAAGTCCTCAAGCATACGTTGAAGATGGTAGAAATTACCAAAAAGAACCAACAACACATGGTTTATTTTATGTATATAATGAACATGATGAAATCTCAACATTAAAAGTAAATATAAAAGACATGATACTTGATGAAAATATTTATTATTTACCAAAACCATATTATTATGATGATGAAACTATTCAAAAAATAAATTTTAAAATTTCAACACCACAAATAAAAATCAAAAATCCTAAAAATGTTAAAGAATATGCGATTTTTATTTATGATTCTAATTCATTTGATGAGTGAGGAATGGTTGCAAATGAATTTAGTTGTTTAGGAATAAAGGCACAAAATAGTGACTGAACACTTTTAAACAAAGATGATTTAATAAAATCTGACAAAAACAAGATTTTTATTAACAATTCATACTGAAATAACTCAAAAATTCCAGAAAAAACTAAAAAACTAATTCAATCTAAAAAGTATCAATGATCATTATTTAAATCTAAAAAAAACGCTTCATCTGAAAAATTCCACTGAATGGAAATTTATGCTTTAGATCAAAAAATTATCGATAAAGAAAAAATTAACAATGTAGCAGATGCTTATCGTCATATAAAAAATAAAGTAATTGCTGAAAAAATTATTAAATTTAAATTGAAATAAAAGATGCCTAGGCATCTTTTTTATTTACTAATAGCTAGTTTTAGTTACATTAGCTTTTAATTTCAATACTTTTGTTCAAAATAAACAAATTAAAAAAGGTAATGTAAATCCTACAACGATAAATAAAATATTTAAAACTATTTGTAAACCTAATTGTTTACCGTGATAGAAAAAAGGATTTATAAAATCTAAAAATCCATAAATAACTACAGCATTTTTTTGGTTATATTTTAAATAGTAGGTTGTTAAATATAAAATTAAAGCAAAAATCAAATAAATCATTACATATATAACTACATAATATTTATCTTTTTTATTAAATAAAAGTTGATCTTTTCATAAAAAAGCGAATATAAAGCACACAAGCGGGTTAATTAAATGTGTATGTAAAGATTTATATGATTCAAAAACATTTTTTCAATTAGATTGTCAAGAAATAAGTGATCAATAAATTAAAAATGTAATAGTTATCAAGACAGTAGAGTGTAAAAATAAACGTTTAATTTTATTGTTTGGCTTTATTGCTAATATAAGCAAAGTTATTAGCGAAAATAAATTAGTTAAATTTGTGAAATAAAATAAGTTTGCATATCTTAAAAAAATATTTTCTAACCCTTGGAATCTTGCTTTGTTATTTATTTTTGTTTCATCGATTAAACCAATATAAGTTGCAATTATTATAATCGTAAAGACTAATAAAAACGCAGCAACAATAATTGTTATTGGTTTTCGATTTTGTTTAAGTTTGTTTAAAAAAGAAGTGTTTTTTGTGATCATGATGCTAAATTATACTAAATAATAAAAATTTACAATCTAAAAAAGATTGTAAATGCAAATTTATTAAAAAAGACCACCTAATCCACCCAAATTACCTAAATTAAATCCACCGCGGCCACTTGACATTTCTTTCATTTGTTTTGCCATTCTTTCATAATCTGTTAAAAGTAAATTATATTCACGAGCAGATCTTCCTGAACCTTTTAAAATTCTTTGCTTTCTTTCTGCTATTTTTAGTAATTTGGGATTTTTTCTTTCC
The nucleotide sequence above comes from Mycoplasma zalophi. Encoded proteins:
- a CDS encoding LEM-3-like GIY-YIG domain-containing protein translates to MEKFSEKSLIALGGYYVYGLIDPRTNQIFYIGKGSENRIFEHENEKNNNSNVEKLKLKTISEIKNSGLKVKKIIINYNLTEEEAFAAEASLINAFNYTNANKLTNIVQGHHSNGVLSVAEFEKINGAIKLKKEDIHHKILVIKINKLYKRFMSERVLYDVVRGIWRISKDKVNSIEYVFGVYNSLIVAVYKPSKWYVCKNAKDKLPRQDIVLTPKIENRLFFVDERYEQQLSYDENEKFYIGKSIEDLKLNNKAQNPITYLNPVCKTD
- a CDS encoding ribonuclease HIII, whose translation is MKNSDYIGCDETGVGDFFTPIVFVAAYIEESNYLKIINLGVKDSKKITDKKILEIAPQIQKLTKYSKMILTQQGNNNLSKFLNANEIKLLFHYKNINKLQEQIDKQAFIDQFSTINSIKKYEQKLLNTSLGFNLPKHEIIYETKAEDKVLSIACASILARYFLLLEMQKQNQKYNLTFPLGVSSKIIEFGKEFVKLYGKEEIFKVAKTNFKTIKQILD
- a CDS encoding Cof-type HAD-IIB family hydrolase, giving the protein MDRDSKQRRFLFAIDLDGTLLANSANGSIHPKTEEQIKRAVKEGHIVSIITGRPWRSTKPIYEKLGLNSIVGNYNGAHIHSPDDPFFIPTISYLDLNEVLYILGDPKVEKEISNYAIEGPDWVQLKYRDEALEKVFNFNSATKFRESIELTKLPLKPTGIVFDVKPETNVTELLIYLKRRYGDLGEFSSWSKGEGLTPVFDITSIGVTKGNVISLMMRYYNIDIDDTVAMGDSFNDASMFSIANVGMAPANAEDYIKALASDLSKKTNKDGAVGYFMEKFLNNPDKFIKKAKKFHNELDKERLQIVGADHFNEE
- a CDS encoding tRNA (cytidine(34)-2'-O)-methyltransferase, producing MINIVLYEPEISPNTANIIRTCFSTNAKLHIIRPIAFDLHPHWMKRAAAGRFLSDIQHEIHASYADFENKYGNKNIYYITRYGLETYSDVNFKNEFNSNEEIWLMFGTESTGIPKKILQKNVQNCLRIPMTPAARSINLANSVIVVLYEVLRQLDFAHLSKFEVQKTKDYLLKED
- a CDS encoding DivIVA domain-containing protein: MAKYSIEQIQKHKFNATLNGYNPEEVDIFIDELIEDIKEYQEIIAKLQGK
- the ylqF gene encoding ribosome biogenesis GTPase YlqF — its product is MINWFPGHMKKAFDIIKQKQSLFDMFLIVLDSRIPISSYNHEFDKIAPQKPRIFVFTKTDLTNLNRFNELKKLYNNENDILVSVNLKNASKSYQLITKAIKKVTMNIAKKNLKKGYNTPPPKIGVLGVPNSGKSTLINILAQQKVAKVGNEAGITRSEQWVNCKDQFFVLDTPGLLWPKFENQDIAIKLAIIGSIKKDSIDLKEFVYEAYKLVSKYKPEALNFLNLEASEDEEKIYENIITLARMKKYINNDKQVQFNQVYVFLVNYFKNLNNVIYD
- a CDS encoding SGNH/GDSL hydrolase family protein, with product MNLQNELEDKNELKFDYFQINNNLNYLAIGDEFSGGFNSKFGFLSLGKFNKQENKIIGLSYPAFFARIINNLNPGYLKEFDNFSLPNIKIKQYIELIENINLGQDTQKILNFANIFNNEKTNPFKNQYDDYLTNLTNIQTKIKRANLITINLGMHDLINFFPLQDLKEIQNQKSKENIEKLLEQLNNSLALRSSKITKYMQNLIQVIKSYNPQTNIIVMGYSKPLIHFEHLINEIFLKNKIQDISIIDIFMHHLNFALKSAANQSACMYLDNDESDFLSKHKEFLYESYFDIHPTEKMYKFIAQNMIVKLGLENKFVIDSYKNNKEKVLHYLRNINQYKKDYLSHRKILNLGDDMSVLVMTLGINRTDHLFLDDYYETEVSDILKDKNQISWYISHLESDLNLNIKQLIIKFIETKFSSPNENYKTKDLLLDYLQEKKWAQQIILHILAGQAVNNFLNALQNNLNTSRKFSSYFSIEDFQNAKHNAIKNQKLIYAIIKNLFSASFILESKIELKQINYTFLTELLTTSLLETLVNHKLDERYKYLRNYLSKLEIFKEFADFLFMNFSINLKNYSELNIFDEAWEKWLILNHYKIIYYFDKIISEVSRQENQKQTIEFIKLSILLVYKIPENNNLDTRKIESKIDNIIWLTNEHKEILNKYLKILLKEFQTFSIYDYIFSNAKEQTKKEFKLKLFKKIRYVNVLRKFILAIFSLKMEIKNLKKQQKEQSENK
- a CDS encoding YbhB/YbcL family Raf kinase inhibitor-like protein, with the protein product MKVYSKSINIYNVLNPNHSLISTYSPHIGWDEVKNAKSYAILMFDHEAIGVVGLSFVHWGIFNIKENFILENSSIFDNENYFQIENSLSQHPKNPILDRDFLSENANLYTGPFPPDQDHVYICRVYALDFEDVKKLWDTTKPMYISDFLEIVNDHTIDQGVLTFSSPQAYVEDGRNYQKEPTTHGLFYVYNEHDEISTLKVNIKDMILDENIYYLPKPYYYDDETIQKINFKISTPQIKIKNPKNVKEYAIFIYDSNSFDEWGMVANEFSCLGIKAQNSDWTLLNKDDLIKSDKNKIFINNSYWNNSKIPEKTKKLIQSKKYQWSLFKSKKNASSEKFHWMEIYALDQKIIDKEKINNVADAYRHIKNKVIAEKIIKFKLK
- a CDS encoding MAGa3780 family membrane protein translates to MITKNTSFLNKLKQNRKPITIIVAAFLLVFTIIIIATYIGLIDETKINNKARFQGLENIFLRYANLFYFTNLTNLFSLITLLILAIKPNNKIKRLFLHSTVLITITFLIYWSLISWQSNWKNVFESYKSLHTHLINPLVCFIFAFLWKDQLLFNKKDKYYVVIYVMIYLIFALILYLTTYYLKYNQKNAVVIYGFLDFINPFFYHGKQLGLQIVLNILFIVVGFTLPFLICLFWTKVLKLKANVTKTSY